In Bacilli bacterium, the following are encoded in one genomic region:
- the epsC gene encoding serine O-acetyltransferase EpsC — protein sequence MFKWIRVMKSDIEAVFANDPAARTVFEVLFTYAGLHAVWSHRIAHWFYRKRLFLIARIISQTARFFTGIEIHPGAKIGNRLFIDHGMGVVIGETCEIGDDVVIYQGATLGGTGKEKGKRHPTIGNRVVIGSGAKLLGSYKVGDNSFIGANAVVLREVPPNSTVVGIPGKTVSRNGMRVDRLEHGQLPDPVTDICRQLQEQIDELRAELEKLKNGGSSAHDA from the coding sequence ATGTTTAAATGGATACGTGTAATGAAATCGGATATCGAGGCGGTATTCGCCAACGACCCGGCGGCGCGCACGGTGTTTGAAGTGTTGTTCACCTATGCGGGGCTGCATGCGGTATGGAGCCATCGGATCGCCCACTGGTTTTACCGCAAACGGCTGTTTTTGATCGCCCGGATCATCTCGCAAACGGCCAGATTTTTCACGGGGATCGAAATTCACCCGGGCGCCAAAATCGGCAACAGGCTGTTTATTGACCACGGGATGGGCGTCGTAATCGGGGAAACATGCGAAATCGGCGACGATGTCGTCATCTATCAAGGCGCCACTTTGGGCGGTACCGGAAAAGAAAAAGGCAAACGTCATCCGACCATCGGCAATCGCGTCGTCATTGGCTCCGGGGCGAAACTGCTAGGCTCGTATAAAGTCGGAGACAATTCTTTTATCGGGGCGAATGCGGTCGTGTTGCGGGAAGTGCCGCCGAATTCCACCGTGGTCGGCATCCCGGGGAAAACGGTAAGCCGCAACGGCATGCGGGTGGATCGGCTGGAGCACGGACAACTGCCGGATCCCGTAACCGATATTTGCCGGCAACTGCAGGAACAGATCGACGAATTGCGGGCGGAATTGGAAAAGCTGAAAAACGGAGGTTCATCTGCGCATGACGCTTAG